The Pocillopora verrucosa isolate sample1 chromosome 2, ASM3666991v2, whole genome shotgun sequence genome has a segment encoding these proteins:
- the LOC131786995 gene encoding ectin-like, giving the protein MQLSQVYASFFLVFSVAPTPIPQVDPDACLQAHNEKRALHGAPALVWDNKLAQDAKNWADHLASTGRLVHAKNIAEGENLYSGSSGFVKSCSDAVKSWYNEIKFYDFDNPGFSFATGHFTAVVWKSTTKLGAALTKIVSDNGITHTYVVARYSPAGNVIGRFAANVKPKSS; this is encoded by the exons ATGCAACTTAGTCAGGTGTACGcttcttttttccttgttttttcagTGGCGCCCACACCAATCCCACAAG TGGACCCAGATGCCTGCCTGCAGGCCCATAATGAAAAGCGGGCTCTTCATGGAGCCCCAGCTTTGGTGTGGGATAACAAACTGGCTCAGGATGCAAAGAACTGGGCAGATCACTTGGCTTCTACTGGACGCCTAGTCCACGCTAAAAACATTGCCGAAGGAGAAAACCTGTACTCAGGCTCGAGCGGATTTGTCAAATCCTGTTCAGATGCCGTAAAGTCCTG gtacaatgaaataaagttttatGACTTCGATAATCCAGGATTTAGTTTCGCTACTGGACATTTCACAGCG GTTGTATGGAAGAGCACCACCAAACTGGGCGCAGCTTTGACCAAAATAGTGTCAGATAACGGAATCACTCACACATATGTTGTGGCACGCTATTCGCCCGCAGGAAATGTGATTGGCCGTTTTGCTGCAAACGTCAAGCCAAAGTCCTCATAG
- the LOC131787012 gene encoding uncharacterized protein isoform X1 — MTSVPRIVSIFSIFIMAMTTYILADSECPDDSNTTPRDSAGCPIGDITVTMFLSPPYLLEKDGSDNGTQGYPYGIVFDYIVDTFSGCCHGKTKFVPTNDDILKSDIIFPVSESDETNLTFSGVSYTFYDIVKVDGFVLIGLIDQYNAKARGLVLRSLYDSWPIFALTFLLTGIAGIFIWALEYYVKNEEFSLSFTRGSYDGFWWAFISMTTVGYGDKSPRSFFGRLFGVFWILIGLVVITMFTATVTSALTHSSSPDFINALEGLKVAVLNGSFAEAEATYLGAISSPYPEFEDMHAAMVREEVEGLFMERLQAYYFYKDKNVYDGDNLRVFHTVPSKISHKMAFKQNTTCQLIEKNYCFKRRLENPLISSYVRDYTTPLKAFNPSVDTVGLLSGNSKGTSTLLLSLMGVFFGLCVLGVSVELFLWKSARRCTKPVPFQTKRERTPSDVNSFHLNTVLLQLRGFEENLEKLSNQIQTMKENLTGATRKTTQENVKLTEFN; from the exons ATGACAAGTGTTCCTCGAATTGTGAGCATTTTCTCCATATTTATTATGGCCATGACAACTTACATTCTGGCAGACAGTGAATGCCCGGATGACAGTAACACAACGCCCCGTGACTCAGCAGGATGCCCGATTGGAGACATAACGGTTACAATGTTCCTTTCTCCTCCGTACCTTCTGGAGAAAGACGGAAGCGACAACGGAACTCAGGGATATCCTTATGGCATTGTTTTCGACTACATTGTCGATACTTTTTCTGGATGCTGCCATGGGAAGACGAAATTCGTCCCGACAAATGACGATATATTGAAATCTGACATAATCTTTCCTGTCAGTGAGAGCGATGAAACCAATCTAACTTTCTCAGGTGTTTCTTATACCTTCTATGATATCGTCAAGGTGGATGGTTTTGTGCTCATTGGCCTCATTGATCAGTACAACGCCAAAGCAAGAGGCTTGGTGTTGAGGTCTTTGTACGACTCTTGGCCAATTTTTGCGTTAACCTTTCTCCTCACTGGAATTGCCGGAATTTTCATCTGGGCGCTG GAATACTACGTGAAAAACGAAGAATTTTCTTTGTCCTTTACAAGAGGTTCTTATGATGGATTTTGGTGGGCTTTCATCAGCATGACAACTGTTGG ATACGGAGACAAAAGTCCAAGATCGTTTTTTGGTCGTTTGTTTGGTGTGTTCTGGATTCTCATTGGCTTAGTCGTAATCACCATGTTTACCGCTACTGTGACGTCAGCTCTCACTCACAGCTCCTCGCCGGACTTTATCAATGCACTGGAGGGGTTAAAG gtGGCCGTGCTTAATGGCAGTTTTGCTGAGGCCGAGGCAACCTACCTGGGAGCAATATCCAGTC CGTACCCTGAATTTGAAGACATGCATGCTGCTATGGTTAGAGAAGAGGTAGAGGGCTTGTTCATGGAGAGACTCCAAGCTTACTACTTTTACAAAGATAAAAACGTCTACGATGGTGACAATTTGCGAGTGTTTCACACAGTCCCTTCAAAAATTTCGCACAAGATGGCCttcaaacaaaacacaacatgCCAGTTAATTGAGAAGAACTACTGTTTCAAACGTCGCTTGGAGAATCCTTTAATCAGTTCGTACGTTAGGGATTATACAACACCGTTAAAG GCTTTTAACCCATCGGTGGATACAGTTGGTCTTTTGTCAGGCAATTCAAAAGGAACAAGTACTTTGTTACTCAGCCTGATGGGTGTGTTCTTCGGTTTGTGTGTTCTCGGCGTCTCGGTAGAGTTGTTCTTATGGAAATCTGCAAGGCGGTGCACTAAGCCTGTTCCCTTTC AGACTAAACGTGAAAGAACGCCGTCTGATGTAAATTCATTTCACCTGAATACGGTTTTATTGCAACTTAGAGGCTTCGAGGAGAATCTGGAAAAGCTTTCCAACCAAATACagacaatgaaagaaaatctgaCAGGTGCAACAAGGAAGACGACCCAAGAAAACGTGAAGCTTACGGAATTCAACTAA
- the LOC131787012 gene encoding uncharacterized protein isoform X2 codes for MFLSPPYLLEKDGSDNGTQGYPYGIVFDYIVDTFSGCCHGKTKFVPTNDDILKSDIIFPVSESDETNLTFSGVSYTFYDIVKVDGFVLIGLIDQYNAKARGLVLRSLYDSWPIFALTFLLTGIAGIFIWALEYYVKNEEFSLSFTRGSYDGFWWAFISMTTVGYGDKSPRSFFGRLFGVFWILIGLVVITMFTATVTSALTHSSSPDFINALEGLKVAVLNGSFAEAEATYLGAISSPYPEFEDMHAAMVREEVEGLFMERLQAYYFYKDKNVYDGDNLRVFHTVPSKISHKMAFKQNTTCQLIEKNYCFKRRLENPLISSYVRDYTTPLKAFNPSVDTVGLLSGNSKGTSTLLLSLMGVFFGLCVLGVSVELFLWKSARRCTKPVPFQTKRERTPSDVNSFHLNTVLLQLRGFEENLEKLSNQIQTMKENLTGATRKTTQENVKLTEFN; via the exons ATGTTCCTTTCTCCTCCGTACCTTCTGGAGAAAGACGGAAGCGACAACGGAACTCAGGGATATCCTTATGGCATTGTTTTCGACTACATTGTCGATACTTTTTCTGGATGCTGCCATGGGAAGACGAAATTCGTCCCGACAAATGACGATATATTGAAATCTGACATAATCTTTCCTGTCAGTGAGAGCGATGAAACCAATCTAACTTTCTCAGGTGTTTCTTATACCTTCTATGATATCGTCAAGGTGGATGGTTTTGTGCTCATTGGCCTCATTGATCAGTACAACGCCAAAGCAAGAGGCTTGGTGTTGAGGTCTTTGTACGACTCTTGGCCAATTTTTGCGTTAACCTTTCTCCTCACTGGAATTGCCGGAATTTTCATCTGGGCGCTG GAATACTACGTGAAAAACGAAGAATTTTCTTTGTCCTTTACAAGAGGTTCTTATGATGGATTTTGGTGGGCTTTCATCAGCATGACAACTGTTGG ATACGGAGACAAAAGTCCAAGATCGTTTTTTGGTCGTTTGTTTGGTGTGTTCTGGATTCTCATTGGCTTAGTCGTAATCACCATGTTTACCGCTACTGTGACGTCAGCTCTCACTCACAGCTCCTCGCCGGACTTTATCAATGCACTGGAGGGGTTAAAG gtGGCCGTGCTTAATGGCAGTTTTGCTGAGGCCGAGGCAACCTACCTGGGAGCAATATCCAGTC CGTACCCTGAATTTGAAGACATGCATGCTGCTATGGTTAGAGAAGAGGTAGAGGGCTTGTTCATGGAGAGACTCCAAGCTTACTACTTTTACAAAGATAAAAACGTCTACGATGGTGACAATTTGCGAGTGTTTCACACAGTCCCTTCAAAAATTTCGCACAAGATGGCCttcaaacaaaacacaacatgCCAGTTAATTGAGAAGAACTACTGTTTCAAACGTCGCTTGGAGAATCCTTTAATCAGTTCGTACGTTAGGGATTATACAACACCGTTAAAG GCTTTTAACCCATCGGTGGATACAGTTGGTCTTTTGTCAGGCAATTCAAAAGGAACAAGTACTTTGTTACTCAGCCTGATGGGTGTGTTCTTCGGTTTGTGTGTTCTCGGCGTCTCGGTAGAGTTGTTCTTATGGAAATCTGCAAGGCGGTGCACTAAGCCTGTTCCCTTTC AGACTAAACGTGAAAGAACGCCGTCTGATGTAAATTCATTTCACCTGAATACGGTTTTATTGCAACTTAGAGGCTTCGAGGAGAATCTGGAAAAGCTTTCCAACCAAATACagacaatgaaagaaaatctgaCAGGTGCAACAAGGAAGACGACCCAAGAAAACGTGAAGCTTACGGAATTCAACTAA
- the LOC131787014 gene encoding histamine H2 receptor-like — translation MANITVANSSLEDLDYKPYLTTLYVSAFLLSLFSPITVVSNTLLLMAIYRDPFKSFRTPVTYFIISLALVDLVTGLIVEPLFAVYYFACHFYQTFRPGKQFEYLFTTSAFLSVIMLSSSFFLVLALTTTQYIAITFPHRYKVLFTKRRVLVAVCCHFVYFAIFSSLQYTKIPTDTYLRINLHLHPTVVGVLLTVAHIFLYRSFRRFSQRSKAFRERSSLSRSMHQCSEGAQGSKNEAKHQKQLTVVALMLSALLLLCSFPHIVSFYIYLYTKPMSWDFLLKISIALRVSDVIMFFKVALDAYIYAWRHPKYRKAVKDALLCYRSREAVTRDRETEHEMIATGY, via the coding sequence ATGGCAAATATCACGGTAGCCAATTCATCGCTGGAAGACCTGGACTACAAGCCCTATCTCACCACACTATACGTGTCAGCTTTCCTTCTCTCACTCTTCTCCCCTATCACAGTGGTTAGCAATACTCTCCTCTTGATGGCAATCTACAGAGATCCTTTTAAATCCTTTCGGACACCAGTCACTTACTTTATTATAAGTTTGGCACTTGTTGACCTCGTGACAGGTCTGATTGTTGAGCCTCTCTTCGCCGTCTACTACTTCGCTTGCCATTTCTACCAAACGTTCCGTCCAGGCAAGCAATTTGAATACCTGTTCACTACAAGCGCATTCCTGTCCGTTATAATGCTAAgctcttctttttttctggtCCTGGCTTTAACTACAACCCAATACATTGCCATCACCTTCCCTCATAGATACAAGGTGCTATTCACCAAGAGGCGGGTTCTTGTTGCAGTGTGTTGTCATTTTGTCTATTTCGCCATCTTCAGCTCCTTGCAGTATACGAAAATCCCAACAGATACCTATTTGAGGATAAATCTTCACCTTCACCCAACTGTTGTTGGCGTCCTACTGACTGTGGCGCACATTTTCCTGTACAGATCATTCCGAAGGTTTTCCCAAAGGTCTAAGGCGTTCCGCGAGCGAAGTTCTTTGAGTCGATCCATGCATCAGTGCTCAGAAGGGGCACAAGGCAGTAAGAACGAAGCAAAACATCAGAAGCAACTAACGGTTGTGGCGCTCATGTTATCTGCCCTGCTACTTTTGTGTTCCTTTCCACACATCGTCTCATTTTACATTTACCTCTATACCAAGCCTATGTCGTGGGACTTTCTGCTCAAGATCAGCATTGCTCTTCGTGTGAGCGACGTGATCATGTTCTTTAAGGTTGCCCTAGATGCTTATATTTACGCATGGAGACATCCCAAATACAGGaaagcagtaaaagatgcaTTACTGTGTTATAGAAGCCGAGAAGCTGTCACAAGAGACAGAGAGACAGAGCATGAGATGATCGCTACCGGATATTGA